One window of the Paenibacillus beijingensis genome contains the following:
- the sigI gene encoding RNA polymerase sigma factor SigI: MLLIVLRKWFGKKEAEFGHTSKGKTPRSPEEIIARIREGESALREELIGNYRPYIAKVTSRFCKRYIDPETDDEFSIAIIAFNEAIDQFSHEAGKSFLGFAETVIRRRLIDHVRKEQRQANTVPYSSFDTEDEDQQLYNRIETVQAVAQYEIDRDAENRGLDIAEYSLKLREFGIAFTELAETSPKHADSRRMLIGIAMNLTADLKLVGMLMQKKRLPVKELAEMSGVSRKTVERNRKYIIAIALIIEGDYPFLKRYIQLDEQHEQGVEGVGS; encoded by the coding sequence TTGCTGCTTATTGTACTCAGAAAGTGGTTTGGCAAGAAGGAAGCCGAATTCGGGCATACAAGCAAGGGCAAGACACCAAGATCACCCGAAGAAATCATTGCCCGCATCAGGGAGGGCGAGAGCGCGCTGCGCGAAGAACTGATCGGCAATTACAGGCCTTATATTGCAAAAGTGACAAGCCGCTTCTGTAAACGATATATTGATCCTGAAACAGACGATGAGTTCAGCATTGCCATTATTGCGTTTAATGAGGCAATCGATCAGTTTTCCCACGAGGCGGGAAAGTCCTTTCTAGGTTTTGCGGAAACGGTTATCCGGCGGCGTCTGATCGACCATGTGCGCAAAGAGCAGCGGCAGGCGAATACGGTGCCCTACAGCTCTTTCGATACCGAGGACGAGGATCAACAGCTGTATAACCGGATCGAGACGGTTCAAGCTGTGGCTCAGTATGAAATCGACCGTGATGCCGAAAACCGCGGTTTGGACATTGCCGAATATTCGCTTAAGCTCCGGGAATTTGGAATCGCATTTACCGAATTGGCGGAAACGTCCCCAAAACATGCGGACTCAAGGCGGATGCTGATCGGAATTGCGATGAATTTGACAGCAGATCTGAAGCTGGTCGGAATGCTGATGCAGAAGAAACGGCTTCCGGTTAAGGAACTTGCGGAAATGTCCGGAGTTTCCCGCAAAACGGTGGAAAGAAACCGTAAATATATTATTGCAATCGCGTTGATTATCGAAGGGGATTACCCGTTTTTGAAACGATACATTCAGTTGGACGAGCAGCATGAGCAAGGTGTGGAAGGAGTGGGATCATGA
- a CDS encoding peroxiredoxin, with amino-acid sequence MAERLVGRTAPDFTMETVDGEGKNFGKVSLSDYRGKWLVLFFYPLDFTFVCPTEITGLSAAAGEFAKLNTEVLGVSTDSIHSHKAWINTPQDSNGLGKLNFPLAADLTKKVAKDYGILIEEEGIALRGLFIIDPEGELKYQVVNHNDVGRSVDETLRVLQALQSGGLCPMNWKPGDKNLVLA; translated from the coding sequence ATGGCAGAACGTTTGGTAGGCCGTACGGCACCGGATTTCACCATGGAAACAGTCGACGGGGAAGGCAAAAACTTTGGTAAAGTTTCCCTTTCCGATTACCGTGGCAAATGGCTCGTACTGTTCTTCTATCCGCTGGACTTCACATTTGTATGCCCGACGGAAATTACCGGTTTGAGCGCCGCTGCCGGAGAGTTCGCGAAACTCAACACCGAAGTTCTTGGCGTCAGCACAGATAGCATCCACAGCCACAAAGCTTGGATCAACACTCCGCAAGACAGCAACGGTCTTGGCAAGCTGAACTTTCCGCTGGCCGCTGACCTTACGAAGAAAGTCGCTAAAGACTACGGCATTCTGATCGAAGAGGAAGGCATCGCGCTGCGCGGCCTGTTCATCATCGATCCGGAAGGCGAACTGAAATACCAAGTCGTTAACCATAACGACGTAGGCCGCAGCGTTGATGAAACGCTCCGCGTGCTGCAAGCACTGCAATCCGGCGGTCTGTGCCCGATGAACTGGAAACCGGGCGACAAAAACCTCGTTTTGGCCTAA
- a CDS encoding anti-sigma factor domain-containing protein encodes MNRGVVVEINKRKVIVLTPDGQFKQVPSKGGERIGEEISLSSAMPTTRTIRFKIVAAAAALLLFIVPLLGKQTIMAHPVVAYLTVDVNPSFEIGIDKHDAVRKLLPLNDEAKVILNGVPYRGKPVNTVLEAITVKLNQAHYLDGPDRDVLITSIVLDTSKMTDSDVAELQSAAKEAVKKAMGPDMTDSIEITTLAATEKVREAGERNGVSAGKMTVYLLAKNKGYSIDLQDMKQKSIPELTEQWGGLKNILSGQEETGRDKLNQWLDSELSKQKEAASSSVQSSGTDKDKDEDKDKDKVKDKAPALPAAPKPDGDSVRQDGSVDRSASKPSSNRNDNAQRQSEQRGNDKDRDDRDKSSKQTSGEKDDRESRPDDSSAKKDDHESRLDESSAKKDDRESRSDGSSAKKDDRESRLDESSAKKDDHESRPDESSAKKDDRESRPDESSAKKDDRESRPDDSSAKSDDRGSRPDESSAKSDDRGSRPDESSAKSDDRGSRPDESSDKKDDRESRSDGSSDIQVGIGIEVKLTEDLLGRVEGTSN; translated from the coding sequence ATGAACCGGGGAGTAGTCGTGGAAATCAATAAACGAAAAGTCATTGTGCTGACGCCAGACGGACAGTTCAAGCAAGTTCCCAGTAAAGGCGGGGAACGAATCGGCGAAGAGATCAGTCTGTCGTCAGCCATGCCTACTACACGTACGATCCGGTTCAAAATTGTTGCCGCAGCCGCAGCTTTGCTTTTGTTCATTGTTCCGCTGCTCGGCAAGCAAACGATTATGGCCCATCCTGTTGTGGCTTATTTGACGGTTGACGTCAACCCGAGCTTTGAAATTGGAATCGACAAGCATGATGCGGTGCGGAAGCTGCTCCCGCTCAATGATGAGGCCAAGGTGATTTTGAACGGAGTTCCCTACCGGGGAAAACCGGTAAATACCGTATTGGAAGCGATCACCGTCAAACTGAACCAAGCCCATTATCTGGACGGTCCGGACCGTGATGTGCTCATTACAAGCATCGTGCTGGATACTTCCAAAATGACCGATTCCGACGTAGCCGAGCTGCAGAGCGCAGCCAAGGAAGCGGTTAAGAAAGCGATGGGACCGGACATGACGGACAGCATTGAGATCACAACTCTAGCCGCTACGGAAAAAGTACGGGAAGCCGGTGAACGCAACGGTGTCTCTGCCGGCAAGATGACGGTTTATTTGCTGGCCAAAAACAAGGGCTACAGCATCGATTTGCAGGATATGAAGCAAAAGTCCATTCCGGAGCTGACGGAGCAGTGGGGCGGGCTCAAGAACATTTTGAGCGGGCAGGAAGAAACAGGAAGAGACAAGCTTAACCAGTGGCTGGACTCCGAGCTATCCAAGCAGAAGGAAGCCGCATCGTCTTCTGTCCAGTCTTCAGGAACGGATAAGGATAAGGATGAGGATAAGGATAAGGATAAGGTTAAGGATAAGGCGCCGGCACTCCCGGCTGCACCGAAACCGGACGGCGATTCGGTTCGTCAAGACGGTTCCGTCGATCGGTCGGCTTCAAAGCCGTCATCGAACCGCAACGATAACGCCCAACGGCAGTCCGAGCAAAGAGGGAATGACAAGGATCGGGACGATCGCGACAAGAGCTCGAAGCAGACATCCGGAGAGAAGGACGATCGCGAAAGCCGGCCGGACGATTCTTCAGCTAAGAAGGACGATCACGAAAGTCGGCTGGACGAGTCATCAGCTAAGAAGGACGATCGCGAAAGCCGCTCGGACGGTTCTTCGGCTAAGAAGGACGATCGCGAAAGTCGGCTGGACGAGTCATCAGCTAAGAAGGACGATCATGAAAGCCGGCCGGACGAGTCATCAGCTAAGAAGGATGATCGTGAAAGCCGGCCGGACGAGTCATCAGCTAAGAAGGATGATCGTGAAAGCCGGCCGGACGATTCTTCGGCTAAGAGTGATGATCGCGGAAGCCGGCCGGACGAGTCTTCGGCTAAGAGTGATGATCGCGGAAGCCGGCCGGACGAGTCTTCGGCTAAGAGTGATGATCGCGGAAGCCGGCCGGACGAGTCTTCGGATAAGAAGGACGACCGTGAAAGCCGGTCGGACGGGTCTTCGGACATACAGGTTGGGATCGGCATCGAGGTGAAGCTGACCGAAGACCTATTGGGCCGGGTTGAAGGCACATCTAATTAA
- the leuB gene encoding 3-isopropylmalate dehydrogenase produces the protein MSEVKKIAVIAGDGIGPEVVGEALKVLKKTEELFGYQFETEHGLFGGIAIDEKGTPLPQETLDICKSADAVLLGAVGGPKWDNNPKELRPETGLLGIRKALGLFSNIRPATVFDCLKEASTLKPEVLEGTDLIVVRELTGGIYFGEKFRREGANGQEAVDTCVYNVQEVERIVRQAFEIAMTRSKRLASVDKANVLETSRLWREVVNRIAPEYPEVELEHVLVDNCAMQLLRRPSSFDVIVTENMFGDILSDEAAMLTGSIGMLSSASLGEGSFGLYEPVHGSAPDIAGQGISNPIATILSVALMFRLTFGYAEAADSIEKAVKEVLDAGHRTSDIAVDKSKAVSTTQMGDLIIAAMKK, from the coding sequence ATGTCGGAAGTGAAAAAAATTGCCGTCATCGCCGGTGACGGCATCGGGCCCGAGGTTGTGGGCGAAGCGTTAAAAGTACTCAAGAAAACCGAGGAACTGTTCGGTTATCAATTTGAAACGGAGCACGGCCTGTTCGGCGGGATCGCCATCGACGAGAAAGGGACGCCGCTGCCGCAGGAAACGCTCGATATTTGTAAAAGCGCTGACGCCGTACTGCTCGGCGCTGTAGGCGGTCCGAAATGGGACAACAACCCGAAAGAGCTGCGCCCGGAAACAGGTCTGCTCGGAATCCGCAAAGCGCTTGGACTGTTCTCCAATATCCGCCCTGCGACGGTATTTGACTGCCTGAAGGAAGCTTCCACGCTGAAACCGGAGGTGCTGGAAGGAACCGATTTGATCGTTGTGCGCGAGCTGACCGGCGGCATCTACTTCGGCGAGAAATTCCGCCGCGAAGGAGCTAACGGTCAAGAGGCGGTCGATACTTGTGTGTACAATGTGCAGGAAGTGGAGCGCATCGTTCGCCAAGCATTCGAAATCGCGATGACCCGCAGCAAACGTCTTGCATCGGTGGACAAAGCGAACGTTCTGGAAACGTCCCGCCTGTGGCGTGAAGTTGTAAACCGGATTGCTCCCGAGTATCCGGAAGTGGAGCTTGAGCATGTTCTGGTCGACAACTGCGCGATGCAGCTGCTCCGCCGTCCGTCCAGCTTTGACGTTATCGTGACGGAAAATATGTTCGGCGACATTTTGAGCGACGAGGCGGCGATGCTGACCGGCTCCATCGGCATGCTCTCATCCGCTTCGCTGGGCGAGGGCAGCTTCGGCCTGTACGAGCCGGTTCACGGATCCGCTCCGGATATTGCCGGTCAAGGCATTTCCAATCCGATTGCAACGATTTTGTCCGTTGCGCTTATGTTCCGTTTGACATTCGGCTATGCCGAAGCGGCAGATTCGATCGAAAAAGCGGTCAAAGAAGTTCTTGACGCCGGACACCGCACGAGCGATATCGCCGTAGACAAGTCCAAAGCGGTCAGCACGACGCAAATGGGAGATCTGATCATCGCGGCAATGAAAAAGTAA